Proteins co-encoded in one Aquincola tertiaricarbonis genomic window:
- the dnaN gene encoding DNA polymerase III subunit beta gives MIVLKAPQEKLLSALQAVAGIVERRHTLPILANVLLRKTGPQIEFTTSDLEIQVRTQAELGGDAANFATTVGARKLIDILRTLPADQVVSLSATQNKLTLQGGKSRFTLQTLPAHDFPLVNEAAEFGPAFSVPQKTLKSLINQVHFAMAVHDIRYYLNGILFVAEGKTLTLVATDGHRLALAQATLETEIPKQEVILPRKTVLELQRLLKDEKADKPAKGDKAEKTEDGETAASGDNAPIEMRFAGNQAKFSFSGMEFVTKLVEGKFPDYNRVIPKNHKNAVVLGRAPLLASLQRAAILTSEKFKGVRVNIEPGSLRIASSNAEQEEAKEELEIDYGGDTIEIGFNVTYLMDALANMSQDMIRLELQDTNSSVLITVPEQAGFKYVVMPMRI, from the coding sequence ATGATTGTCTTGAAAGCTCCGCAGGAAAAATTGTTGTCTGCCCTGCAGGCCGTCGCCGGTATCGTCGAACGCCGCCACACCTTGCCCATCCTGGCGAACGTGCTGCTGCGCAAGACCGGCCCCCAGATCGAGTTCACGACCAGCGACCTGGAGATCCAGGTGCGCACCCAGGCCGAGCTGGGCGGCGATGCCGCCAACTTCGCCACCACGGTGGGTGCCCGCAAGCTGATCGACATCCTGCGCACACTGCCGGCGGACCAGGTGGTGTCGCTGTCGGCCACCCAGAACAAGCTGACGCTGCAAGGCGGCAAGAGCCGCTTCACGCTGCAGACGCTGCCGGCCCACGACTTCCCGCTGGTCAATGAAGCGGCCGAGTTCGGCCCCGCGTTCAGCGTGCCGCAGAAGACGCTCAAGAGCCTGATCAACCAGGTGCACTTCGCGATGGCGGTGCACGACATCCGCTACTACCTGAACGGCATCCTGTTCGTGGCCGAAGGCAAGACGCTGACGCTGGTGGCCACCGACGGCCACCGCCTGGCGCTGGCGCAGGCCACGCTCGAGACCGAGATCCCGAAGCAGGAAGTCATCCTTCCGCGCAAGACCGTGCTGGAACTGCAGCGCCTGCTGAAGGACGAAAAAGCCGACAAGCCGGCCAAGGGTGACAAGGCCGAGAAGACCGAAGACGGCGAAACCGCCGCCAGCGGCGACAATGCGCCGATCGAGATGCGTTTTGCCGGCAACCAGGCCAAGTTCAGCTTCTCGGGCATGGAGTTCGTCACCAAGCTCGTGGAAGGCAAGTTCCCCGACTACAACCGCGTGATCCCCAAGAACCACAAGAACGCCGTCGTGCTGGGTCGTGCACCGCTGCTGGCCAGCCTGCAGCGGGCCGCCATCCTCACCAGCGAGAAGTTCAAGGGCGTGCGCGTCAACATCGAGCCGGGTAGCCTGCGCATCGCCTCCAGCAACGCCGAGCAGGAAGAAGCCAAGGAAGAGCTCGAGATCGACTACGGTGGCGACACCATCGAGATCGGCTTCAACGTCACCTACCTGATGGACGCGCTGGCCAACATGAGCCAGGACATGATCCGACTGGAGCTGCAGGACACCAATTCCAGCGTGCTGATCACCGTGCCCGAGCAGGCCGGCTTCAAGTACGTGGTGATGCCGATGCGCATCTGA